From Schistocerca gregaria isolate iqSchGreg1 unplaced genomic scaffold, iqSchGreg1.2 ptg000994l, whole genome shotgun sequence, one genomic window encodes:
- the LOC126326555 gene encoding uncharacterized protein LOC126326555, which yields MDYERSEKQMENDVLQQCIKPVHVTEINPDNLEDYDIRDLLSYVEHEAITSKNTGRPSVKLHEVAGRREGEDFAKNINLEAVPTDKSKSSNHLTEKSFLLSDKVELSSEGFLLKPLDQVNEDSNIEGFSSSDIGTLNNLENEIQMLVQDLDKKGFKLDQKKKLESNKKKVKKEKKEKVLNQCKITKSELAQKHELNKKELGQTEQKVKSSKSGLKKKKEKSNLCNDSKVDVSLNSDLVKKSQNSIDSPKNEILEDRAGESQVLDKKVEETVCRYYGKDKNEIEKAKKALMNLKSGHVIGEEKERPNEHNRVSNSGTDMQIMRDSLKLESMSPMMIGGHTVRVNILSSHLVGEFKVTKTTTFKELRQLIQAKTSIRNWCFQDLNTKRPLQNEDKKRVLAPNTHITIAQVGLDLLIADSTLNGKQSICLNRDGSCAFRVFWWDQKFHTSRLVWLKFEPHQISVTGIGGSFKLFDFKTMRVPLIFAGVRGSQLAFQFIKGKSNLASRFYAANLEQKKMIGIFFLFYMEASGSEKGVYSLQE from the exons ATGGATTACGAGCGTAGCGAGAAACAAATGGAAAACGATGTACTTCAACAGTGTATCAAACCAGTACATGTAACCGAAATTAATCCAGATAATTTGGAAGATTATGACATAAGAGATTTACTGTCTTACGTCGAGCACGAAGCTATAACGTCGAAAAATACAGGGAGGCCTAGCGTGAAATTGCATGAGGTAGCGGGCCGGCGTGAAGGTGAGGATTTTGCTAAAAACATAAATTTAGAAGCTGTCCCAACCGATAAGAGCAAGTCAAGTAATCATTTGACCGAAAAATCTTTCCTGTTATCAGACAAAGTAGAACTGTCTTCTGAAGGTTTTTTACTAAAACCGCTAGATCAGGTGAATGAAGATTCTAATATTGAGGGATTTTCGAGCTCGGATATTGGGACTTTGAATAATCTAGAGAATGAAATACAAATGTTAGTTCAAGACTTAGATAAAAAGGGTTTTAAATTAGATCAAAAGAAAAAGCTAGAATCAAACAAGAAAaaggtaaaaaaggaaaaaaaagaaaaggtattgAATCAATGCAAAATTACCAAATCAGAATTGGCACAAAAGCacgaattaaataaaaaagaactaGGGCAAACGGAGCAGAAAGTGAAGTCATCCAAGtcaggactaaaaaaaaaaaaggaaaaatcgaATTTGTGTAATGATTCAAAAGTCGATGTGTCTTTGAACAGCGATCTTGTGAAGAAGAGCCAAAATTCGATTGATTCACCTAAAAATGAAATTCTCGAGGACCGTGCGGGGGAATCTCAGGTATTAGATAAAAAGGTAGAGGAAACTGTGTGTAGATACTACGGCAAAGACAAGAATGAAATAGAAAAGGCGAAAAAAGCTTTAATGAATCTGAAATCGGGGCACGTCATAG GTGAAGAAAAAGAGAGACCAAATGAACATAATCGAGTATCGAATTCCggaactgatatgcaaattatgaGAGACTCACTTAAATTAGAATCCATGTCTCCGATGATGATCGGTGGGCATACGGTTCGAGTCAACATACTATCCTCACATTTGGTCGGAGAATTCAAGGTGACAAAAACAACTACGTTTAAAGAATTGCGCCAGTTAATTCAAGCAAAAACTAGTATAAGAAATTGGTGCTTTCAAGACCTCAATACAAAAAGGCCTTTACAGAATGAAGATAAAAAAAGGGTCCTTGCACCAAATACACACATCACAATTGCACAGGTAGGATTGGATCTTTTGATTGCAGATTCAACGCTAAACGGGAAGCAGAGTATCTGTCTAAATAGAGATGGGTCTTGTGCATTCAGA GTATTTTGGTGGGACCAAAAGTTCCACACAAGTCGACTGGTGTGGCTCAAATTTGAACCGCATCAGATAAGTGTTACAGGAATAGGTGGGTCGTTTAAGTTATTCGATTTCAAGACTATGAGAGTTCCTTTAATT TTTGCTGGAGTCAGGGGTAGTCAGCTCGCTTTTCAATTTATCAAGGGAAAGAGTAATTTGGCGTCAAGATTTTACGCTGCGAATTTAGAGCAGAAAAAGatgattggaattttttttttgttttatatggaAGCCTCAGGCAGTGAAAAGGGGGTTTATTCCCTTCAAGAGTGA
- the LOC126326598 gene encoding LOW QUALITY PROTEIN: elongation factor G-like (The sequence of the model RefSeq protein was modified relative to this genomic sequence to represent the inferred CDS: deleted 1 base in 1 codon) — protein sequence MVSPRVAAALCISAHGRPLYAPEPSLLRHRARSGAASSLAGSRRGYAVEFDVDASCIRNVGIIAHVDAGKTTTSERMLFYSGESSFLGDVDKGDTMLDYLKIERERGITVNAAVITFLWKNHLINLVDTPGHVDFTAEVERSLKVLDGAVAIFDAVAGVQAQTETVWRQASRQGIPRIAYLNKMDREGATLERCLESMKEKLDVNPIVLQKSVGHSKNFRAIVDLVTMQLVEWDDSTLGQLITRKSVSACGSEQLEQTAKDARRELIEKIASMDDAFMEHVFAESREKDVEATPEELRKAIRRVSLAGRGVPVLMGASLRNMGVQPLMDAVVDYLPSPLDVGVVSAQFAPSSSIKKKKTASVRPSAPRDATEVRASRTVRDLDETDAQGEPVCVPCCAKSPLVAQVFKLVHDQRMNCIVSYIRVYSGVLCPGQKLLNVSQHQQERVTRINRVYADQYHDVHELSAGDIGAISGLKSTCTGDTLIALNHPQPVLLPSIHISEPVFISSILADSTHEETPLRDALNFLALEDPSFHWYINQETGQWTIKCMGELHLQVIKDRLARHYKVHATIGNVQIAYKSTLDSPISSLFNGTYVVAGKPEQVALDVSLTPLESGSGAIFEVSPTCFSDHLITKKNANRHPRHSPQRRKRHHKKRHHPRIPHRRHPHSRQTSPLLPHRTPQQLKLCLIQAVSSLSKQAGISLLEPIMLVEITVDNQYNGALLTNLTFKKRATIQTIEHGGPNKKIIRCLVPLAELLGYSTELRSISKGTASFTMEFKQYKKLTHSQQQKILN from the exons ATGGTGAGTCCCCGCGTCGCCGCTGCTCTGTGCATTTCTGCGCACGGTCGCCCGCTTTACGCGCCTGAGCCGAGCCTCCTCCGCCACCGCGCTCGGAGCGGCGCGGCCTCCTCGCTGGCGGGCAGCAGAAGAGGATACGCGGTTG AGTTCGATGTCGACGCGAGCTGCATTCGAAACGTAGGGATCATCGCGCACGTGGACGCGGGAAAGACGACGACATCGGAGAGGATGTTGTTTTATTCCGGAGAATCAAGTTTTTTGGGGGACGTGGACAAGGGAGACACGATGCTGGATTATTTGAagatagaaagagagaggggaATTACGGTCAACGCGGCAGTTATAACATTTTTGTGGAAAAACCACTTGATCAATTTGGTCGATACACCAGGAC ACGTGGACTTTACGGCCGAAGTTGAGCGCAGCTTGAAGGTGCTGGACGGCGCCGTGGCGATTTTCGACGCTGTGGCCGGCGTTCAAGCGCAAACCGAGACCGTCTGGAGGCAGGCCAGCCGCCAAGGAATCCCGAGAATCGCCTACCTGAACAAGATGGACAGAGAAGGCGCAACGCTGGAGAGGTGCCTGGAGTCGATGAAGGAAAAACTCGACGTCAACCCCATCGTTCTCCAAAAATCCGTTGGACACTCCAAGAACTTCCGCGCCATAGTCGACCTGGTGACGATGCAGCTCGTGGAATGGGACGACTCCACCCTGGGACAGCTCATAACGAGGAAGTCAGTCTCAGCATGCGGCTCCGAACAGCTCGAGCAGACCGCGAAAGACGCCAGAAGAGAACTCATAGAAAAAATCGCCTCTATGGACGACGCCTTTATGGAACACGTTTTCGCAGAATCTCGAGAAAAAGACGTCGAAGCGACGCCCGAAGAGCTCAGAAAGGCCATTCGCCGCGTGTCGCTCGCCGGGAGGGGCGTTCCGGTGCTGATGGGCGCGTCGCTGAGGAACATGGGCGTCCAGCCCCTCATGGACGCGGTCGTGGATTATTTGCCCTCTCCATTGGATGTCGGCGTCGTTTCGGCTCAGTTCGCCCCTTCGTcgtcaatcaaaaaaaaaaaaaccgcgtcCGTTCGCCCGTCCGCGCCGCGCGACGCCACGGAGGTCCGGGCCTCTCGCACGGTCCGGGACCTCGACGAGACGGACGCCCAGGGAGAGCCCGTTTGCGTTCCCTGCTGCGCGAAGTCCCCCCTCGTCGCACAGGTGTTCAAGCTCGTCCACGATCAGCGCATGAACTGCATCGTCTCCTACATCCGCGTCTATTCCGGAGTGCTTTGTCCGGGTCAGAAGCTGCTCAACGTCAGTCAACACCAACAAGAACGAGTCACGCGGATCAACCGAGTCTACGCGGACCAATACCACGACGTCCACGAGCTTTCCGCCGGCGACATCGGCGCCATATCAGGACTCAAGTCCACCTGTACGGGCGACACCCTCATCGCGTTGAACCACCCTCAACCCGTCCTTCTACCCTCTATCCACATATCCGAACCCGTCTTCATCTCCAGCATCCTGGCAGACTCCACGCACGAAGAAACCCCCCTCCGAGACGCCCTCAACTTCCTAGCGCTCGAAGACCCCAGCTTCCATTGGTACATCAACCAAGAAACCGGGCAATGGACCATCAAATGCATGGGTGAACTCCACCTTCAAGTTATCAAAGATCGCCTCGCTCGACACTACAAAGTCCACGCCACCATCGGCAACGTCCAAATCGCCTACAAATCCACTCTCGACTCCCCCATCTCCTCCCTCTTCAACGGCACATACGTCGTAGCAGGCAAACCCGAACAAGTCGCCCTCGACGTCTCACTAACCCCCCTCGAATCCGGATCCGGCGCCATCTTCGAAGTCAGTCCCACCTGCTTCTCCGACCACCTCATAACCAAAAAAAATGCAAACCGACATCCTAGACACTCTCCGCAACGCCGCAAAAGACATCATAAGAAGCGGCACCATCCCCGGATACCCCATCGTCGACACCCTCATTCACGTCAAACAAGTCCACTACTCCCCCATCGCACACCTCAACAGCT CAAACTCTGCCTCATACAAGCCGTCTCCTCCCTCTCGAAACAAGCAGGCATCTCTCTTTTGGAACCTATCATGCTCGTGGAAATAACCGTCGACAACCAATACAACGGCGCCCTCCTCACCAACCTCACCTTCAAAAAAAGAGCCACCATCCAAACCATAGAACACGGCGGCCCCAACAAAAAAATCATCCGCTGCCTCGTCCCACTCGCAGAACTACTCGGCTACTCCACCGAACTAAGATCCATCTCCAAAGGCACCGCCTCTTTCACCATGGAATTCAAGCAGTACAAAAAACTAACTCACagccaacaacaaaaaattttgaactaa
- the LOC126326557 gene encoding trafficking protein particle complex subunit 5-like, with protein sequence MDGARKKTSITNYALSTKKQEVSLSAFAFLFSEIIKYSHHSEKNVRDVERRLADMGYRIGIRLLEYITWRENFTKRETKLLQMLFFIVNNVWTFLFNREATLEKSNEKQYMILENESLITKFISAPKWHPNSNFFLAGIVEGILDVSGFKAKVTAPNASVLKKRVQKLVILIEFADEVIEREKST encoded by the exons ATGGATGGCGCGCGAAAAAAAACATCCATCACCAACTATGCTCTTTCTACCAAAAAACAAGAA GTCTCTCTGAGCGCGTTCGCCTTCTTGTTCAGCGAAATAATCAAGTATTCTCATCATAGCGAGAAAAATGTGAGAGACGTAGAAAGGCG TCTGGCAGACATGGGATACCGTATTGGAATACGACTGTTGGAGTATATCACCTGGCGTGAAAACTTCACCAAAAGAGAAACCAAACTTCTCCAAATGCTGTTTTTCATCGTCAACAACGTCTGGACGTTTCTTTTCAACCGAGAAGCAACTCTTGAAAAGAGCAACGAAAAACAGTACATGATTTTGGAAAACGAGTCGCTGATCACCAAATTCATCTCGGCGCCAAAGTGGCACCCCAATAGCAACTTTTTCCTCGCGGGAATCGTAGAAGGCATTCTGGATGTGTCCGGATTCAAAGCAAAGGTCACAGCACCCAACGCCTCAGTTCTTAAAAAAAGAGTGCAAAAACTGGTCATCTTAATAGAATTCGCAGACGAAGTCATAGAAAGAGAAAAATCGACCTAA
- the LOC126326556 gene encoding uncharacterized protein LOC126326556: MSGTFERIVILLLLATQLVLGELQTRTALPDEDRLFYQRNSFRKPFYSSPSFWILGGNAIVQIGGIFLAPNAQNEGWIWNSVPVLAPNWLALLDISIDTSVSAGSEFVFWYISNPQVQFGMGGSQNVWKGLGIFMNPCEGQHTLCIRASVNKEDSMYQEFGSSESVGFCKLSASDGGLRFRVSYAGNRLLVDYMQEGTALWNACLNHATELDSGMHLALSARSGVEGGGYYVKSIEVQKIQIGDENNSDSTAQMATNREYRSTEMSMAEEDDAPINTTTFRRAGSNTHSSPSLVPNLTEITSYFEKVYQGIFGIDNGLNKVMSKLMNHSSSFELFAQEVYQHGGTIKENIQRIHTTTMSIINGMAANMERVSNAHEQLRFELKTEISAIVMSANQMSEKLDKLSKHNAHGRITSMLLYVIVLQSVFIFVLIWMTQMRPGKVKCV; the protein is encoded by the exons ATGTCCGGCACATTCGAGCGCATTGTGATCCTGCTCCTGCTAGCGACGCAGCTCGTTCTGGGGGAGCTGCAGACCAGAACTGCCCTTCCAGACGAAGACCGTTTGTTCTACCAGAGAAATTCGTTTCGCAAACCGTTTTATTCAT CTCCCTCATTTTGGATCCTAGGAGGCAACGCGATTGTTCAAATCGGGGGGATTTTCCTCGCTCCAAACGCCCAGAACGAAGGGTGGATTTGGAATTCTGTt CCGGTGTTGGCACCGAACTGGCTGGCGCTACTCGACATCAGCATCGACACGAGCGTGTCGGCGGGGAGCGAATTTGTGTTTTGGTACATTTCCAATCCGCAAGTTCAGTTTGGGATGGGCGGGTCGCAAAATGTGTGGAAGGGATTAGGTATTTTCATGAACCCGTGCGAGGGGCAGCACACGCTCTGCATTCGAGCGAGCGTGAATAAGGAGGACAGCATGTACCAAGAATTCGGCAGCTCGGAAAGCGTAGGCTTTTGCAAGTTGTCGGCGTCAGACGGAGGTCTGCGCTTTCGCGTGTCGTACGCAGGGAACAGGTTGCTAGTCGATTATATGCAAGAAGGTACGGCGCTATGGAACGCGTGCCTTAACCATGCCACGGAGTTGGATTCGGGCATGCATTTGGCCCTTTCAGCGAGGTCTGGCGTGGAAGGCGGTGGCTACTACGTAAAGTCAATAGAGGTGCAAAAAATTCAGATTGGAGACGAAAACAACAGCGACTCGACTGCTCAGATGGCGACTAACAGGGAGTACAGATCGACAGAGATGAGCATGGCGGAAGAAGACGACGCGCCGATAAACACCACAACATTTAGAAGAGCAGGATCGAATACGCACTCATCTCCCTCGCTTGTTCCCAATTTGACAGAAATCACGAGCTATTTTGAGAAGGTTTATCAAGGTATCTTTGGGATAGACAATGGCTTAAATAAAGTCATGTCAAAGTTAATGAATCATTCGTCTTCCTTTGAATTGTTTGCTCAAGAAGTTTATCAGCATGGAGGCACGATTAAGGAGAACATTCAGCGAATCCACACGACTACCATGTCCATCATCAACGGCATGGCGGCGAACATGGAAAGGGTTTCCAACGCGCATGAGCAACTGAGGTTCGAACTTAAAACCGAAATTTCTGCAATAGTCATGTCCGCCAACCAAATGAGCGAGAAGCTGGATAAGTTGTCCAAGCATAACGCTCATGGCCGCATCACGAGCATGCTTCTTTATGTGATTGTTCTTCAATCTGTCTTTATTTTTGTCCTCATTTGGATGACTCAAATGAGGCCCGGAAAGGTGAAATGTGTGTAG